One Oncorhynchus clarkii lewisi isolate Uvic-CL-2024 chromosome 31, UVic_Ocla_1.0, whole genome shotgun sequence DNA segment encodes these proteins:
- the LOC139391198 gene encoding uncharacterized protein produces the protein MAGQGFQGALRVMLLVCLLGLTKEFELEDKDWDELRSDVAALHRLKGLPDQMTRRTTGADTREITMHGTRTKRFSNYRAYVEKKPMALFDGLRGCDNFTTCVIQMDQDFERFLEEIDGQKIQDLLLSASEMSYTYSNKLLLIMDKEEWTRQRVEEEYSIDPHYSVMVSDACMYNDSCLPTVNSGTVVKIFGTASEDGHTLSGYSGSSLANLMLKRSLRAASVFSLDINTTSSFHNDFMRVFKYHDNNAVLETTSPGDLLIFQIMDHTDTAAEYHAPKRPIDHTTQYDKQHILILEDNPVVREAAKFLYEKHPTVTSVYILENQQPKLIKGDPVPLSEESRLVLVGHGSRDSEGEMRFGGYKAEDVADIIGRTARTSDHIKTTSVVACEVGSDEAFKNTLLKELHTRSIETELHLRSSLLQVSHSGEKITVEITPTGLETRHKDDSKKVVAMLDRDGNVVTREQFSNRGEGIFSNERNFLGETSVQERFKKYRDTWPDNPKRFVESYARREYTDELEALTWAIFQPMKSDENSKKLQTNLDNEEFLICNIERQMINGRNTIEKTWIEDNNVIKGILDNCYEMKSGEDILSVIHHNAKLGEDKTTYLMLHDWIYEINPQTLYVYPVGKKLDNNEKGNQNRIDEIKRCVEEQIGKEHYPAIRENIGKDGKESYPNFVKETLQGEYINKGSQGMMKEAWYRTYFLASIISESSRNFRTFPLVLMALDMAHSTDNNVKEKGLSFLMENHPMTAGGTWVDPSRRGFFGSSSDRDSSKLENKSEKTRKTPKELIKNLLDLTEKENNVFEEWCKLKKMDNNKVADEILTLANEYALVNENSKSSFIEDYNYFLKEIDKQSTQNEVTGLLGGSHDGSVTLKDLHSASEVEHSLKLSSYYARSSAMFAEQIHNQLRREFGDRLDSEELHVKEGSIRLEDGQFRCQLTSKKNLRETIEFKVELHPEGQLYTEKMWKNMETVHGLEIPDGTHSHQVLKHLEHTGMAIGAVGLMLGMQGAVHAFEEGDIEHGTIATLQTVHGVTGMTLAAVGKQVPQVLERKAMRAMVTLIKSPVVKRALVVMPIIGIGFGIYNIVEDFKRKDALGYIDATFDAAIVALDFLEIVQPELAPFIVPINLALNTIRMIFDDVYLDIQTELIHLPPNAGVLAKIRAFFVGFGKGLLHFILDVASFFYTIPYREIEEGRRLVQQISDHQKYYYFAEVQDGRKAIDFTAGEDSWNGGSITFCLSDQGPSDFCMDYFVSSDENLGKRCWTIDTQRTKDIVLGIGESHRLTYKNIDIKILLFIKVGSRSVVSGYEALSDTRFGTYWGNNEANNFFAVQKADDDHGIEVMLSYYYKLYGQNGDDVFYLGPQKSYVEGCGGKDTFIIPVYGGNTIINNYDPFKSTDVLLLGVNYSQISVSKSGNDMVLRYLGNHNIRIMNWFLGDEYRHMNMMSEDGVLFDISTTVISSVQLIARGINRMSKTHGQTVNASEPLLLSVTNIMGSPYNDILIGNRQKNLIDGGGGQDHLRGGEGEDIYMVYEKKLSKILIENHSYDNETDLLVIEANLHEFKVKVDGNHLKMMPFADQSSDVTLMNWFRSDADRHLLVITKDLVTFSISENKAACEQIDSFKSKCLISQNLDYRKSTAALHVDLQEDEAFQSVTEVRGSAFNDIIKGNVQRNTIVPGRGTDFLQGRGGEDWYVVTPGQGLKTIENHSPDLATDVLFLREKYDLINCKCNGPDIYLSINGSQEVLLKGWFHSRNSQHLHIQSADGITFQLESNASSCDGSLKLPQSVDFRNRVTGEIMKMNNSDFASVVEMYGSSGFDSMEGNDKNNMLDPFTGGGSMVGGDGEDTYVVNTGYGTNIMIENFAEDERMDTVLFEMDFLGGGQLTVQSDKHDVLVSTGTQGHKIQVRVLNYNSGQQHQHLSFQSSDGVHFWVRSPVGNKTRSFQKPWIEAYKVTMKGKLGDCQIDLSSQSNLSLVHTVQGCPHDSNYITGNEQENVLFGGIKDDALDGGAGHDTLLGGQGNDILIGNIGDDTLYGEEGSDTMMGGSGSDTFVPGPGADLVDGGPGRDTVLYQGDHERGEGVYVNLLSGECRQADAEGDVLKDVENVIGTIYSDILVSGYEPALLKGSDGNDILVSLVGGDYLIGGEGSDIYMMVSHHGSVIIDNCATDNATDIVYLRSLSEKSVDCSYLLDGVFLTFYGLGDTTVDIELRNWVNFSHECGHLMLVLNEGEISVDELMQECELI, from the exons ATGGCGGGACAAGGATTTCAAGGTGCACTGAGGGTCATGCTCCTTGTGTGTCTCCTTGGACTAACAAAAGAGTTTG AACTTGAGGACAAAGACTGGGACGAGTTGAGGTCTGATGTGGCTGCGCTGCACAGATTGAAAGGATTACCTGATCAAATGACACGTAGGACCACAGGAGCAGACACCAG aGAGATAACAATGCACGGGACCAGGACAAAGAGATTCAGCAATTACAG GGCATATGTGGAGAAAAAGCCCATGGCTTTATTTGATGGTCTTAGGGGATGTGACAATTTTACAACATGTGTCATTCAAATGGACCAG GATTTTGAAAGGTTTCTGGAAGAAATTGATGGACAAAAGATCCAAGATTTGCTGCTGTCTGCTTCTGAAATGTCTTACACCTACAGCAACAAACTTCTCCTTATAATGGACAAGGAAGAGTGGACTCGTCAGCGAGTAGAAGAGGAGTACAGCATAGATCCTCATTATTCAGTAATGGTCAGTGATGCTTGTATGTACAATGATTCATGTCTCCCAACCGTTAACAGTGGCACAGTTGTAAAAATATTTGGTACTGCCTCAGAGGATGGACATACTCTGTCCGGTTACTCTGGTTCCTCACTAGCAAATCTAATGTTGAAACGATCATTGAGGGCAGCATCCGTTTTCTCCCTTGACATCAATACCACTTCTTCATTTCATAATGACTTCATGAGGGTTTTTAAGTATCATGACAATAATGCTGTCTTGGAAACTACCAGCCCGGGAGATcttctcatctttcaaatcatGGATCACACTGACACTGCAGCTGAGTACCATGCTCCAAAGAGACCCATTGATCACACCACACAGTATGATAAACAGCACATCCTAATACTGGAAGATAACCCCGTTGTTCGGGAAGCTGCTAAATTTCTATATGAGAAACATCCCACTGTGACCTCTGTGTACATCCTGGAAAACCAACAGCCTAAACTGATCAAAGGCGACCCGGTGCCACTGTCAGAAGAGAGCAGACTGGTCCTTGTAGGCCATGGGAGCAGAGACAGCGAAGGAGAGATGAGGTTTGGAGGGTACAAAGCCGAAGACGTGGCTGACATCATTGGACGTACTGCCAGGACTAGTGACCATATTAAAACCACAAGTGTGGTGGCCTGTGAAGTTGGGTCTGATGAAGCCTTCAAGAACACCCTGTTAAAAGAGCTCCACACCAGGTCTATTGAGACAGAACTACACCTAAGGAGTTCTTTGCTCCAAGTCAGCCACTCTGGGGAGAAGATAACTGTAGAAATAACCCCCACTGGATTGGAAACAAGACATAAGGATGACAGCAAGAAAGTGGTGGCAATGTTAGACAGAGATGGAAATGTCGTCACTAGAGAACAGTTCAGCAACAGGGGGGAAGGGATTTTTTCAAATGAGAGAAACTTTCTAGGGGAAACTTCTGTTCAAGAACgttttaaaaaatacagagaCACATGGCCAGACAATCCAAAGAGATTTGTTGAATCTTATGCACGTAGAGAATATACTGATGAACTTGAAGCCTTAACCTGGGCAATTTTTCAACCAATGAAAAGTGATGAAAATTCAAAAAAGTTACAGACAAATTTGGACAATGAAGAGTTTCTGATATGCAATATTGAGAGGCAAATGATAAACGGAAGAAATACAATAGAGAAAACATGGATTGAAGATAACAATGTCATTAAAGGTATTCTTGATAACTGCTATGAAATGAAGTCAGGTGAGGATATTCTAAGTGTGATCCATCACAATGCAAAGCTTGGAGAAGATAAGACCACCTACCTGATGTTACATGACTGGATTTATGAGATAAACCCCCAAACTTTATATGTGTATCCAGTGGGGAAAAAGCTCGACAACAATGAAAAGGGAAATCAAAACAGAATAGATGAGATAAAACGTTGTGTTGAGGAACAGATTGGCAAAGAACATTATCCAGCCATCCGTGAAAATATAGGCAAAGATGGCAAAGAAAGTTATCCTAATTTTGTGAAAGAAACTCTTCAAGGGGAATACATTAATAAAGGCTCACAAGGTATGATGAAGGAGGCATGGTACAGAACATATTTCTTGGCATCAATAATATCAGAGTCCTCCAGAAATTTCCGTACATTTCCTCTTGTCCTGATGGCCTTAGATATGGCCCACAGCACAGACAATAATGTGAAAGAGAAAGGTTTGAGTTTCCTCATGGAGAATCATCCAATGACAGCAGGTGGTACTTGGGTGGATCCAAGTAGGCGAGGATTTTTTGGTTCGTCCTCAGACAGAGATTCTAgcaaattagaaaacaaatcagaAAAAACACGTAAGACCCCAAAGGAATTAATAAAGAATCTTTTGGACCTTACAGAAAAAGAGAATAATGTGTTTGAAGAATGGTGTAAATTGAAAAAAATGGATAACAACAAGGTAGCAGATGAAATCTTGACTCTTGCAAATGAGTATGCGCTAGTGAATGAGAATTCAAAAAGTTCATTCATAGAGGATTATAATTATTTCTTAAAGGAAATTGACAAACAATCAACCCAAAATGAGGTCACTGGACTTTTGGGTGGGTCCCATGATGGCTCTGTGACATTGAAAGATCTACATTCCGCTTCAGAAGTAGAGCATTCACTCAAGCTCTCTTCATATTACGCCAGGTCCTCTGCTATGTTTGCTGAACAGATTCACAATCAGTTGAGGAGAGAATTTGGTGACAGGCTGGACTCGGAGGAACTACATGTCAAAGAAGGCAGTATTAGGCTGGAGGATGGACAATTTCGATGCCAGCTTACATCGAAGAAGAATCTCCGGGAAACAATTGAATTTAAGGTGGAGTTGCATCCAGAGGGACAACTATACACagagaaaatgtggaaaaacatgGAGACAGTTCATGGCCTGGAGATTCCAGATGGGACCCATTCTCACCAGGTCTTGAAGCACCTAGAGCACACAGGGATGGCAATTGGAGCAGTGGGACTCATGTTGGGGATGCAAGGAGCTGTTCATGCTTTTGAAGAGGGGGACATTGAACATGGTACAATAGCCACGTTACAGACTGTACATGGAGTCACAGGAATGACCTTGGCTGCAGTTGGAAAACAAGTTCCTCAGGTTTTAGAGCGCAAGGCAATGAGAGCCATGGTAACATTAATCAAAAGCCCTGTGGTGAAACGTGCCCTGGTGGTTATGCCAATCATAGGGATTGGTTTTGGAATTTACAATATTGTGGAAGACTTTAAGAGGAAAGATGCACTGGGGTATATTGATGCCACCTTCGATGCTGCAATAGTTGCCTTGGATTTTCTTGAAATCGTTCAACCAGAACTGGCGCCATTTATTGTGCCAATCAACCTGGCACTAAATACCATACGAATGATCTTTGATGATGTATATCTTGATATTCAGACTGAACTCATTCATTTACCACCAAATGCTGGAGTTTTGGCAAAAATAAGAGCATTCTTTGTTGGCTTTGGGAAAGGACTTTTACACTTTATCCTTGATGTGGCAAGCTTTTTTTATACCATTCCTTATCGTGAGATTGAGGAGGGACGAAGGCTTGTTCAACAAATTTCAGACCACCAAAAGTACTATTATTTTGCAGAGGTACAGGATGGGAGAAAGGCCATTGATTTCACAGCTGGTGAGGATTCTTGGAATGGAGGGAGTATCACTTTTTGTCTCTCAGACCAGGGACCATCTGACTTCTGCATGGATTATTTTGTATCCAGTGACGAAAACTTGGGGAAAAGGTGTTGGACTATTGACACACAAAGAACTAAAGATATTGTTCTAGGCATTGGAGAATCACATAGATTAACTTACAAAAACATAGATATAAAAATACTCCTATTCATAAAAGTTGGCTCTAGGTCTGTCGTTTCTGGTTATGAGGCTTTGTCAGACACAAGATTTGGAACATATTGGGGAAACAATGAAGCAAATAATTTTTTTGCCGTTCAGAAGGCAGATGACGACCATGGCATTGAAGTCATGTTGAGCTATTACTACAAGCTTTATGGACAAAATGGTGATGACGTGTTCTATTTGGGACCTCAAAAAAGCTATGTGGAGGGGTGTGGCGGCAAAGACACTTTCATCATTCCTGTCTATGGAGGAAACACAATTATTAATAACTATGATCCTTTCAAATCAACAGATGTCCTACTCCTCGGCGTTAACTACAGTCAGATTTCTGTCAGTAAGTCAGGAAATGATATGGTTTTAAGATATCTTGGTAACCATAACATTAGGATTATGAACTGGTTTTTGGGGGACGAATATCGCCACATGAACATGATGTCAGAGGACGGAGTCCTGTTCGACATCTCCACCACAGTGATTTCCTCTGTCCAACTGATTGCCAGAGGTATCAATAGAATGTCTAAAACTCACGGTCAGACAGTGAACGCTTCCGAACCACTTCTCCTTAGCGTTACTAATATCATGGGGTCTCCTTACAATGACATACTAATAGGAAATAGACAGAAGAATCTGATTGATGGTGGAGGGGGTCAGGACCAcctgaggggaggagaaggagaggacataTATATGGTTTATGAGAAAAAACTGTCAAAGATATTAATTGAAAATCACTCCTATGACAATGAAACAGACCTACTGGTGATAGAGGCAAACCTTCATGAATTCAAAGTTAAAGTGGATGGAAACCATCTCAAAATGATGCCTTTTGCTGATCAAAGTTCTGATGTGACCTTAATGAACTGGTTCCGTTCAGATGCGGACAGGCACTTGCTTGTTATCACAAAGGATCTGGTCACCTTCAGCATCTCTGAGAACAAGGCAGCCTGTGAGCAGATTGACTCATTTAAGAGCAAATGCCTCATAAGTCAGAATCTAGATTACAGAAAGTCCACAGCTGCTCTACATGTGGATCTGCAGGAGGATGAGGCTTTCCAAAGTGTAACAGAGGTGCGAGGCTCAGCCTTCAATGACATCATCAAAGGGAACGTACAACGCAACACAATTGTGCCAGGGCGAGGAACAGACTTTCTTCAGGGGCGAGGAGGGGAGGACTGGTATGTTGTAACTCCAGGTCAAGGCTTGAAAACCATTGAGAACCACTCACCCGATCTGGCTACTGATGTACTTTTCCTGAGAGAAAAATATGATTTAATCAATTGTAAATGTAATGGACCAGACATTTATCTCTCCATAAATGGCTCACAGGAAGTCCTATTGAAGGGCTGGTTTCACTCAAGGAACTCTCAACACCTCCACATCCAATCAGCTGATGGAATAACATTTCAACTGGAGTCCAATGCCAGCAGTTGCGATGGCTCCTTAAAGCTGCCTCAGTCTGTGGATTTCCGAAATAGGGTGACTGGAGAAATCATGAAGATGAATAACAGCGACTTTGCCTCAGTGGTGGAAATGTATGGCTCATCTGGTTTCGACAGCATGGAAGGAAATGACAAAAATAACATGCTGGATCCTTTTACTGGAGGTGGTAGCATggtgggaggagatggggaggataCCTACGTAGTGAACACTGGATATGGAACCAACATCATGATTGAAAACTTTGCAGAGGATGAAAGAATGGATACTGTGTTGTTTGAGATGGATTTCCTTGGTGGTGGTCAACTCACTGTTCAGTCTGACAAGCATGATGTACTTGTGAGCACAGGTACACAGGGGCATAAAATTCAGGTCAGAGTGCTCAACTATAATTCAGGGCAACAACACCAACACCTTAGCTTCCAGAGCTCTGATGGAGTGCATTTTTGGGTTAGATCTCCAGTTGGAAACAAAACGCGTAGCTTTCAAAAGCCTTGGATTGAAGCTTACAAAGTGACAATGAAAGGAAAACTGGGAGACTGCCAAATAGATCTGAGTTCTCAATCAAATTTATCATTGGTTCACACTGTGCAGGGCTGTCCCCATGACTCCAATTACATTACAGGTAATGAGCAGGAGAACGTACTCTTCGGTGGCATCAAGGATGATGCACTGGATGGAGGGGCCGGCCATGACACCTTGCTGGGGGGTCAGGGCAATGACATCCTGATTGGGAACATAGGAGATGACACTCTTtatggagaggaagggagtgacACCATGATGGGCGGCTCAGGCTCTGACACCTTTGTTCCCGGACCAGGGGCTGATCTAGTGGACGGGGGCCCAGGGAGAGACACTGTGCTGTACCAGGGGGATCATGAGAGGGGTGAGGGCGTTTACGTCAACCTGCTGAGCGGAGAATGCCGTCAGGCAGATGCCGAGGGAGACGTGTTGAAGGATGTTGAGAATGTGATTGGCACTATCTACTCAGATATCTTGGTGTCTGGCTACGAACCTGCCCTACTAAAAGGCTCTGACGGCAACGACATTCTAGTGTCCCTTGTGGGAGGAGATTACTTGATTGGAGGAGAAGGAAGTGACATTTACATGATGGTTTCCCACCATGGCTCAGTGATCATAGACAACTGTGCCACAGATAATGCCACGGACATTGTGTACCTGCGCTCTCTGTCTGAGAAGTCTGTTGACTGTTCATATCTACTTGACGGAGTGTTTCTGACATTTTATGGACTCGGCGACACTACTGTTGACATAGAGCTGCGAAACTGGGTCAACTTCAGTCATGAGTGTGGCCATCTTATGCTGGTCCTCAATGAGGGTGAAATATCTGTAGATGAACTCATGCAGGAGTGTGAGTTGATATAA